The Chryseobacterium sp. G0186 genome includes the window TGCATTACTGATCTGCCTGCTGCAATTGTATGTAATGACTTCAAGAAACAATCAGACTATCTTTGAGCAGACGATCAATTTTGCAGATGTTAATGATAAAGAATTGGTGAGCCAAAACTTTAATCTTTCAGGAGGTTCTGCCCCGTTAAAAGTACATCTCTATTCCGATGTAGATAATTCTTGGGCCAACGTAGGACTAGGGCTTGTGAATGAAAAAACCAATGAAGTAACCTATGCCTCCAAGGATATTGAGCAATATTCCGGAGTTGAGGATGGAGAAAGCTGGACGGAGGGAAGCAAATCAGAGGATTTTAATTTATGTGGGATTCCTCAGGGAACCTACCATTTTCTTATTTCAGCAGAAAAGGAGGGTGGAATACCTGACCCTTTCAAATCCGGTTACCGACCGGATAATGGAGACTTCTCCATTATTCAAAATGAAACAGGAACTTTCTATTGGCAAAATGATAAAGACAAAAGCATCACTCCCTATAAAGATAGATGGGCTTTGGTCAATCAAATCATAGAAAGAACAAATCTTCAAAAAAATTTAAAAGAGCAAAACAAACTGGATTCTATCCTTGTCAATATAGTCCCAAGCTATGGTTACCCAGAGAATCATGAGCGAAATGCAACAGTGAAAATCAAAGCGACCTGGTTGCCGGTTTCTTTCTGGAACTTTGGGATTGTACTGGTATGCCTAATCGTATTTGCCGGATTGAGCTACCTGGGACGACGTATTTTTGAAGGAAGCAAATGGAGCAATAGTTCTAATTCACCTTATCCAAGCAATTAAGTATGGAAAGAATAATCAATTATATCAGAAACAATTGGCAGCTCTTTGCCATCGGAAGCTTTTTCCTGGGTTTATTCGTTTACCTGACTTTTACGGGAAACCAGTTCTGCGACTGTACCAAAACAGAAAGTTATCGTGACGGAACCACAAGAAGCCACTCCAGAGCAGGATTTTACAGATATTATCACAAATAAAAATATAAAAACTATGGACAACATCAACGTATTACCTATATTCAACTCAGTACTTTATTCTTTTCTGGGAATTGCCATTTTACTGCTATGCTATTTTATCATTGAAAAATTGACACCTGAAAAGACCTGGCATGAGATCGCTCAAAATAAAAATATAGCACTGGCCATTGTTTTCGGAGCCTTTATCATCGGTATTTCAATGATTATAAGCGCTGCAATACATGGATAAGAAGAGGATTCCTCTTGAACTGCTTTTATTGTTCTCGGTTTTTGTCATTGCGACATGTGGTTTGATCTATGAATTGGTGGCAGGAGCTTTGGCAAGCTATCTTTTAGGAGACTCTGTTAAGCAGTTTTCCTTTATCATCGGAGTATACCTCTTTTCAATGGGGGTGGGATCCTATTTTGCAAAATTCATCAAAGGAAATTTGATTGAT containing:
- a CDS encoding DUF4178 domain-containing protein, whose amino-acid sequence is MDHICPICQTNNSEMAIDFAIEEFICSHCNALIGVRNNTQKKNIKKPVENVVLEVGRKGILYGTEYWVINIVIKKYGSDTFWREYSLKDRDGNNVFLSESDGHWVFIRQLETAFKESKFYADFDGHKYRWYETTPCTTYAAAGYFEDKLNFGLANYKEYVNGTEMISREQFGNSPQYFRGSHISGSAIKKAFGINALPFRTGIGIVQPFFFNVRQCTNIMAVTALLICLLQLYVMTSRNNQTIFEQTINFADVNDKELVSQNFNLSGGSAPLKVHLYSDVDNSWANVGLGLVNEKTNEVTYASKDIEQYSGVEDGESWTEGSKSEDFNLCGIPQGTYHFLISAEKEGGIPDPFKSGYRPDNGDFSIIQNETGTFYWQNDKDKSITPYKDRWALVNQIIERTNLQKNLKEQNKLDSILVNIVPSYGYPENHERNATVKIKATWLPVSFWNFGIVLVCLIVFAGLSYLGRRIFEGSKWSNSSNSPYPSN
- a CDS encoding DUF350 domain-containing protein: MDNINVLPIFNSVLYSFLGIAILLLCYFIIEKLTPEKTWHEIAQNKNIALAIVFGAFIIGISMIISAAIHG